The uncultured Methanomethylovorans sp. genome contains a region encoding:
- a CDS encoding methyltransferase domain-containing protein: MSNRYVHGYSKREALRLHDQATTLEELLHSDTHYQPGEKVLEAGCGIGAQTVILSKNSPDADITSIDISENSLKQAMQRAKDHGIPNVIFEQADIFDLPFEDESFDHVFVCFVLEHLEQPLEALKKLMRVLKKDGTITVIEGDHGSCFFHPETEAARQAWNSLIVSQAMLGGNSLVGRQIYPLLKKAGFRDVEVSPRMVYSDASRPHMEEGFVRLTIIPMVEGVKESAIEKGIIDAGTFDRGIEDLHKTASEEGTFNYMFFKGVGRK, translated from the coding sequence ATGAGTAATAGATACGTCCACGGCTACTCCAAAAGAGAGGCTTTAAGGCTGCACGACCAGGCAACAACACTGGAAGAACTTCTGCACAGCGATACCCACTACCAGCCAGGAGAAAAAGTGCTGGAAGCGGGATGCGGTATAGGTGCACAGACAGTGATTCTATCAAAGAACAGCCCGGATGCTGATATCACTTCCATTGACATTTCAGAGAATTCGCTTAAGCAGGCTATGCAACGGGCTAAGGACCATGGCATTCCCAATGTGATCTTCGAGCAGGCGGATATTTTCGACCTACCCTTTGAGGATGAGAGCTTTGACCATGTATTCGTGTGCTTTGTGCTGGAACACCTGGAGCAGCCTCTGGAAGCGCTGAAGAAACTCATGAGGGTGCTGAAAAAAGATGGCACCATAACGGTAATTGAAGGCGATCACGGCTCATGTTTCTTCCACCCAGAAACAGAGGCAGCACGTCAGGCATGGAACAGTTTGATAGTTTCACAGGCCATGCTCGGCGGCAATTCTCTTGTAGGCAGACAGATATATCCGCTGCTCAAGAAAGCGGGCTTCAGAGATGTGGAAGTTTCACCGCGCATGGTCTACAGCGATGCCAGCCGTCCCCACATGGAAGAAGGCTTCGTGAGACTGACCATCATCCCTATGGTGGAAGGTGTGAAGGAGAGTGCTATTGAGAAAGGGATCATCGATGCCGGAACCTTTGACAGGGGAATCGAAGATCTGCACAAAACAGCTTCAGAGGAAGGGACTTTCAACTATATGTTCTTTAAAGGTGTGGGGAGAAAATGA
- a CDS encoding APC family permease, translated as MKTINGFIMSKNKSMGLWSATSIGVGAMVGAGIFSIFGTATQIAGNAVYISFIIAGLIALLSTYSYAKLGVTYPSAGGPVEFLIQGFGDGILTGGLNLLLWSGYIFGLSLYAKGFALYTMTFMPAGSAVIWSNVFATAIILVFTAINFIGAKAVGRAELFIVSIKVGILMLFAISGLFFINIANLSTIHFPKTPNILFGAGIVFLAYQGFGLITNAAEDMNDPQKTLPRALYLSVLIVICIYVLVSFAVIGNLSMSDISTAKDYALAAAAKPFLGDIGFKIIAIAALFSTSSAINASLYGGANVSYLIAKEGELPAFFERKVWKKSTEGLFITSGLVILCANLLNLEGIGMLASASLLVIYVAVNTAHLRLSGKTGAKPYLIWASLFSSLIFLVILVYYELLNSVITLILFAVVIIACFIVEWVYRIYSQRELKTRI; from the coding sequence ATGAAAACAATTAATGGTTTTATTATGAGTAAAAACAAATCTATGGGGCTGTGGTCCGCTACCTCTATTGGTGTCGGTGCAATGGTCGGTGCAGGTATTTTTTCAATATTCGGTACAGCAACCCAGATTGCAGGTAATGCAGTTTATATCTCATTCATTATTGCCGGATTGATTGCCCTGTTAAGCACATATTCCTATGCAAAACTTGGGGTGACATATCCTTCTGCAGGTGGTCCTGTAGAGTTCCTTATCCAAGGTTTTGGAGACGGCATATTAACTGGTGGATTGAATCTTCTCCTGTGGAGTGGCTATATATTCGGACTTTCACTTTATGCAAAAGGATTTGCACTTTATACAATGACCTTTATGCCAGCAGGTTCAGCGGTTATCTGGTCAAATGTATTTGCCACAGCAATAATTTTAGTTTTTACAGCCATCAATTTCATAGGTGCAAAAGCTGTGGGTCGTGCCGAACTCTTTATCGTTTCAATAAAAGTCGGAATTCTCATGCTCTTTGCCATTTCCGGTCTTTTTTTTATAAATATCGCGAACCTTTCAACCATACATTTCCCAAAAACTCCTAATATCCTGTTTGGTGCAGGGATTGTATTTCTTGCATACCAGGGTTTCGGCTTAATAACTAATGCCGCAGAGGATATGAATGATCCACAAAAAACCCTTCCACGGGCCCTCTACCTGAGCGTTTTGATCGTCATATGCATTTATGTCCTGGTAAGCTTCGCAGTGATCGGGAATCTTTCAATGTCTGATATCTCCACTGCCAAAGACTATGCTCTGGCGGCAGCTGCAAAACCTTTCCTGGGTGATATTGGATTTAAGATCATAGCAATAGCTGCACTTTTCTCAACTTCATCAGCTATAAACGCATCTCTTTATGGCGGTGCAAATGTAAGTTATCTCATTGCCAAAGAAGGCGAATTACCAGCATTTTTTGAGAGGAAAGTCTGGAAAAAAAGTACAGAAGGCCTGTTTATTACTTCCGGCCTGGTCATTCTGTGCGCAAATCTCCTGAATCTGGAAGGGATCGGTATGTTAGCAAGTGCTTCTTTACTGGTGATATATGTAGCTGTCAACACCGCTCATCTGCGCTTATCCGGGAAAACGGGTGCAAAACCATATTTGATATGGGCATCCCTTTTCAGCAGCCTTATCTTCTTAGTGATTCTCGTATATTATGAACTTCTTAACTCAGTAATAACGCTAATTCTATTTGCAGTAGTCATCATAGCATGCTTTATTGTGGAATGGGTTTATAGAATTTATTCCCAAAGGGAACTAAAGACCAGAATTTGA
- a CDS encoding APC family permease, with translation MTDTSSGKSIGYLSAVSIGIGGMVGGGIFAVLGLAVEIGQGGTPVAFALAGIVALLTSYSYAKLSVRYPSEGGTVEFLNQAFGSGMITGGLNVLLWLSYVVMLSLYAYAFGSYGSTFFPSSMQAVSKHMLTSIIVVVLTMVNIVGAKVVGKSEEWIVGFKIIILLIFIGGGLWNLKSQPFQLTTGSNPLQLVAGGMIIFLAYEGFELIANTAKDIQNPAKTLPRAYYSAVVFVIVLYVLIAFVTVESVSTATIVQAQDYALAVAAKPFLGNLGFNLIAVAALLSTTSAINATLYGASRVSYIIAKDEELPETLEDKIWNRPIEGLLITSAFTLLVANLFDLSSISIMGSAGFLLIFGAVNASNAHLYQKTKSIRWISVIGVIVCFIALLTLIWYTLNNSPKDIFVLAFMLFSSFAIEAVYRKYRGR, from the coding sequence ATGACTGATACATCTTCTGGAAAATCCATAGGCTATCTATCTGCAGTTTCCATAGGTATTGGAGGTATGGTCGGCGGAGGTATCTTTGCAGTGCTTGGCCTGGCTGTTGAGATCGGACAGGGTGGAACACCGGTTGCATTTGCACTTGCCGGCATAGTTGCATTGCTAACGTCATATTCATATGCAAAATTGTCTGTCCGATATCCTTCGGAAGGGGGAACCGTTGAATTTCTGAATCAGGCTTTTGGTTCAGGCATGATTACAGGAGGATTAAATGTCCTTCTATGGTTGAGCTATGTTGTAATGCTTTCACTCTATGCCTATGCTTTTGGAAGTTACGGTTCCACATTTTTCCCTTCTTCTATGCAGGCAGTTTCAAAACATATGCTCACTAGCATTATTGTTGTAGTGTTGACCATGGTAAATATTGTCGGTGCAAAAGTAGTCGGAAAATCTGAAGAATGGATTGTTGGCTTCAAGATCATAATTCTGCTGATTTTCATAGGAGGAGGGCTCTGGAATTTAAAGTCACAACCGTTTCAACTCACAACAGGTTCAAATCCGCTTCAACTTGTAGCCGGTGGGATGATCATTTTCTTGGCATATGAAGGATTTGAACTTATAGCAAACACAGCAAAGGACATTCAAAATCCTGCAAAAACGCTTCCTCGTGCATATTACTCGGCTGTTGTGTTTGTTATTGTACTATACGTTTTGATTGCTTTTGTAACAGTTGAAAGTGTTTCAACAGCTACTATCGTACAGGCCCAGGATTACGCTCTTGCTGTGGCTGCAAAACCGTTTTTAGGTAATTTAGGTTTCAATCTGATTGCAGTTGCAGCTCTTTTATCAACAACCTCAGCAATTAATGCAACTTTATACGGTGCTTCACGTGTGAGCTATATTATCGCTAAAGATGAGGAATTGCCTGAGACGCTGGAAGACAAAATATGGAATAGGCCGATTGAAGGTCTGTTGATCACATCTGCTTTCACATTACTTGTAGCAAATCTGTTTGACTTGTCCAGCATTTCAATAATGGGAAGTGCAGGTTTTTTGTTGATATTTGGAGCTGTGAATGCATCTAATGCGCACCTTTATCAAAAGACCAAAAGCATCAGATGGATTTCAGTAATTGGAGTTATTGTCTGTTTTATCGCATTATTGACATTGATATGGTACACTTTGAACAACTCACCAAAAGATATTTTCGTTTTGGCTTTCATGCTTTTTTCATCATTTGCCATCGAAGCAGTTTACAGGAAATATAGGGGCAGGTAG
- a CDS encoding aldo/keto reductase, whose product MLYREVPKSGDKLSILGFGAMRLPEKNGAIDHGKAKALVRHAIDSGINYVDTAWTYHKDQSEAFLGEALSDGYREKVRLATKMPHWLVKDQQDMEKFLNIQLNRLHTDHIDYYLIHSLTAGGWKKIKENGVLEFLDRAKKDGRIKNTGFSFHDNIEVFKEIVDSYDWDVCLIQYNFLDEKHQAGTEGLKYASKKGIAVIVMEPLRGGSLVRNIPPEVQDIWNEADAKRTPVQWALRWIWNHPEVTVVLSGMNDISQVDENIRTASDAYPNLLTPGELDTVNRVAEKYRNLMTIPCTGCGYCMPCPVGVDIPGCFDLYNSKMIFKGISDHDTQYRYLIHQMGILGKNSAASLCVECGKCKEQCPQHIDIPEKLNEVEALFEKPITKLTAKTMKLILPFFRRVTLLRNRQSGRN is encoded by the coding sequence ATGCTCTACAGAGAAGTGCCTAAAAGTGGAGACAAATTATCGATACTTGGATTCGGAGCCATGAGGCTTCCAGAAAAGAACGGGGCTATCGATCATGGCAAGGCTAAAGCCCTTGTCCGCCATGCAATTGACAGCGGAATAAATTATGTTGATACCGCATGGACCTACCATAAAGACCAGAGTGAAGCCTTTCTTGGCGAAGCCCTGTCAGATGGATATCGTGAAAAGGTAAGGCTTGCCACAAAAATGCCTCACTGGCTTGTTAAAGATCAGCAGGACATGGAAAAGTTCCTGAATATCCAGTTAAACAGGCTACACACTGATCATATTGACTACTACCTCATTCATTCCCTGACAGCAGGCGGCTGGAAGAAAATAAAAGAAAACGGAGTTCTGGAATTCCTTGACAGAGCAAAAAAAGACGGACGCATAAAAAATACCGGTTTTTCCTTCCATGACAATATTGAAGTTTTCAAAGAAATAGTTGATTCCTATGACTGGGACGTCTGCCTGATACAATATAATTTCCTTGACGAGAAACACCAGGCAGGAACAGAGGGTTTGAAATACGCATCAAAGAAGGGTATTGCGGTTATTGTGATGGAGCCCCTCCGTGGTGGGAGCCTCGTCAGGAACATACCACCTGAAGTTCAAGATATCTGGAATGAAGCAGATGCCAAAAGAACACCTGTGCAGTGGGCTCTTAGGTGGATATGGAACCATCCTGAAGTCACTGTTGTCCTCTCCGGGATGAATGATATCTCACAGGTCGATGAAAATATCAGGACAGCATCTGATGCATATCCTAACTTGCTGACCCCGGGAGAGCTGGATACGGTCAACAGAGTGGCAGAGAAGTATCGAAATCTTATGACAATACCATGCACAGGCTGCGGGTATTGCATGCCATGTCCTGTTGGTGTTGATATCCCCGGATGTTTTGACCTTTACAACAGCAAGATGATATTCAAGGGCATAAGTGATCATGATACGCAATACAGATATCTTATACATCAGATGGGCATTCTTGGAAAGAACAGCGCTGCTTCTCTTTGTGTAGAATGTGGGAAATGCAAGGAGCAATGTCCTCAGCATATTGATATACCCGAAAAATTGAATGAAGTGGAAGCTCTGTTCGAGAAGCCGATAACAAAACTTACCGCTAAGACCATGAAATTGATACTGCCTTTTTTCAGGCGGGTTACTCTTTTGCGAAATCGACAAAGCGGCAGAAACTGA
- a CDS encoding TetR/AcrR family transcriptional regulator, whose amino-acid sequence MREGYLKEQKPEHSFNHMTKKQTDKRQAILDTALLLFTERGFHGTPTSLIAKEAGVATGTLFHYFKTKEELIETLYLDIKKESGSLLSEDAGTNGTCMEKLDNIGMAFAKWGLENPRKIHFMQQFCYSPFISKAAHQEGISNFAFLHDQIKIGIKEGWIRNYPPEVIISIVSSGLTSAILAAAREKAPEKQHAVLSKSIDLILHGIIKE is encoded by the coding sequence ATGAGAGAAGGATATTTAAAAGAACAAAAACCTGAACATTCATTTAATCACATGACAAAGAAGCAAACCGATAAAAGACAGGCAATTCTTGATACTGCTCTGCTGCTTTTCACAGAACGGGGATTTCACGGCACTCCGACATCCTTGATAGCAAAGGAAGCTGGAGTGGCAACTGGCACGCTTTTCCATTATTTCAAAACAAAAGAAGAACTTATAGAAACCCTATATCTTGATATAAAGAAAGAATCAGGATCATTACTGAGTGAGGACGCCGGAACAAATGGCACCTGCATGGAAAAACTGGATAATATTGGCATGGCATTTGCCAAATGGGGTCTTGAAAACCCCAGAAAGATACATTTCATGCAACAGTTTTGCTACTCACCCTTTATTTCAAAAGCTGCGCATCAGGAAGGCATTTCTAATTTTGCGTTCCTTCACGACCAGATAAAAATAGGGATAAAAGAAGGATGGATAAGGAATTACCCGCCTGAAGTCATAATTTCAATAGTCTCATCCGGGCTTACTTCTGCGATTCTTGCTGCTGCACGTGAGAAAGCTCCGGAGAAACAACATGCTGTTCTAAGCAAATCTATTGATCTGATACTGCATGGAATTATAAAAGAGTGA
- a CDS encoding nitroreductase family protein has translation MTFLIVNQDLCTQCGICVKVCSSDIIDLTDGVPQVQEINVSRCLYCGHCEAFCSSQALLLNFHPEEKVLLPANAGNISQKDMEFNLKKRRSVRHFIRKPVPREKILEVLDIARYAASGCNLQPVQWLVIHDPEKVKKVAALTIEWMRSLVNTPHPLSSFVPMLISAWEQGEDPICLGAPHLLFAHIPEDNQLASVDAIIALTHFDIAAPAFGIGTCWAGFVAAAATFYAPLQEELGLPAGRKSAYAMMFGHPKYKIYGIPRKKPLEVMWQ, from the coding sequence ATGACTTTCCTTATTGTAAATCAGGATCTTTGTACACAATGTGGTATTTGTGTAAAGGTATGTTCTTCAGATATAATCGATTTAACTGATGGGGTCCCTCAGGTGCAGGAAATAAATGTTTCACGTTGCCTTTACTGCGGACACTGTGAGGCTTTCTGCTCGTCCCAGGCTCTTCTCCTTAACTTCCATCCAGAAGAGAAAGTTCTCCTTCCTGCCAACGCTGGCAACATCTCTCAAAAAGATATGGAATTCAATCTAAAGAAACGCAGATCTGTACGGCATTTTATCCGTAAACCCGTGCCAAGGGAGAAAATACTTGAAGTCCTTGATATTGCTCGCTATGCAGCTTCCGGATGCAACTTGCAGCCGGTTCAGTGGCTGGTAATTCATGATCCAGAAAAAGTAAAAAAGGTTGCAGCACTTACTATAGAGTGGATGAGAAGCCTCGTGAATACTCCTCATCCGCTGAGCAGTTTTGTGCCAATGCTGATTTCTGCATGGGAACAGGGGGAAGATCCAATTTGCCTGGGAGCTCCGCACCTGCTTTTTGCTCATATCCCTGAAGATAACCAGCTGGCATCCGTTGACGCCATTATTGCTCTTACACATTTTGACATAGCTGCACCGGCATTTGGAATCGGCACCTGCTGGGCAGGCTTTGTTGCGGCAGCTGCCACTTTCTATGCTCCTCTGCAGGAAGAACTCGGCCTGCCAGCTGGGCGAAAATCTGCTTATGCAATGATGTTCGGCCATCCGAAGTATAAAATATATGGAATTCCTCGCAAGAAGCCTCTTGAAGTTATGTGGCAGTAA